In Mercenaria mercenaria strain notata chromosome 14, MADL_Memer_1, whole genome shotgun sequence, the following are encoded in one genomic region:
- the LOC128548440 gene encoding GATA zinc finger domain-containing protein 14-like, whose translation MKTINLLAIIHVLSASSGVVYSMIKTGQITQKSHPMLTSLFNLADDIRKHQTTQTAKHKCDANSGDPTNRKGLTRDANSGNSTNRKGVAKSNPQQIKQDEIFVPVKNPVTDTPIDTSHNFDIGNMLFLNMGKGMTDPDVLHTVKTNTKSDMCSQCRQRRDAKCVAIHCRNDEISSVPSGKGPIHLKSQPAADTLPVFSGKVNVRNRLDKPGILQLKNVNSPPGQNVLGIFSLDRLSLNPRKTGKVTADPIWLLPDELFDTLRNLPLNRVPNKEGRIELVQESISKKMRPADKTKSAVAINSDPALNMHLREINVIGPIVNRRIMFPARNVGSTVPSVDQQTDKTIHWKEGLVDHVHNRPLEVPTNTLMQLVKNDELPLLPSARKTNNLGNSNILHEYNSVKFADTDTKNVKNNGTSRKPLNTDRHNNVNKSTSMSDVQTVSDKVPDVTNGQIPMNRLTLVVKNIGNTEQIAVHMGDGPIPTGMRLFETRGQYSISKQANVQPTAQDNQLLPEQSHQTMNHKHSPENIHKSMNHQSLSEHSNQTTNHQHSPENFHKSMNHQSLSEHSNQALNHQHSPQNFHKSMNHQSLSEHSNQALNHQHSPQNFHKSMNHQSLSEHSNQTMNHQHSPGNVHKSMNHQNLSEHSNQTMNHQHSPENFHKSMNHQSLSDHSNQTMNHKHSRENYHKSMKQQSLSEHSNHTTNHQHSPENLDKSMNNQNLSEHSNETMNHQHSPENFDKSMNHQSLSEYSNQTVNHQHSPEDFHKSRNHQSLSDHSNQTMNHKHSPENYHKSMNHQSLSEHSSPTMNHQHSPENFDKSKNHQSLSEHSSPTMNHQYSPDNFHRSMNHQSLSEQSNQTMNHQHSPENFDKSMNHQNLSEHSSPTMNHQHSPENFHKSMNHQGLSGHSSQTMNHQHSPEKDHKSMNHQSLSEHSNQTMNHQH comes from the exons ATGAAAACCATAAACCTTTTGGCAATCATTCATGTTTTATCAGCATCCAGCGGAGTTGTTTATTCTATGATTAAAACAGGACAGATAACTCAAAAGTCCCATCCAATGTTGACATCTTTGTTCAATCTTGCCGATGATATTCGTAAACACCAGACGACGCAAACAGCAAAACATAAATGTGACGCCAATTCAGGAGATCCAACCAATAGAAAGGGATTGACGCGTGACGCCAATTCAGGAAATTCAACTAATAGAAAGGGAGTCGCAAAGTCTAACCCGCAACAAATCAAACAAGACGAAATATTTGTTCCTGTAAAAAATCCTGTAACGGATACGCCAATAGACACATCACATAATTTCGATATTGGTAACATGCTTTTTCTAAACATGGGAAAAGGAATGACGGATCCGGATGTCCTTCATACAGTCAAAACGAATACTAAATCGG ATATGTGTAGTCAATGTCGGCAAAGACGGGATGCAAAGTGTGTGGCAATACATTGTCGGAATGATGAAATCTCGAGTGTTCCTTCTGGAAAAGGACCAATACATCTAAAGTCACAGCCTGCTGCTGATACATTACCAGTGTTTTCTGGCAAAGTTAATGTTAGGAATCGCCTGGACAAGCCTGGCATACTACAATTAAAGAACGTTAACTCACCACCGGGGCAGAATGTCCTTGGTATTTTCAGTTTAGATAGGCTTTCATTAAATCCAAGAAAAACAGGCAAGGTCACTGCCGATCCGATATGGTTATTACCTGATGAGCTGTTTGATACATTGCGTAACTTACCACTGAACAGGGTGCCGAATAAGGAAGGCAGAATAGAATTAGTACAAGAATCCATTTCGAAGAAAATGAGGCCTGCGGATAAAACGAAAAGCGCAGTCGCTATTAATAGTGATCCAGCATTAAATATGCATTTGAGGGAAATAAACGTAATTGGTCCTATTGTGAATCGGAGAATTATGTTCCCAGCTAGAAACGTAGGTAGTACTGTTCCTTCTGTAGATCAACAGACTGACAAAACAATACACTGGAAAGAAGGACTTGTAGATCATGTTCATAATCGACCATTAGAGGTACCCACTAACACTTTAATGCAGTTAGTAAAAAACGATGAACTGCCTTTATTGCCGAGTGCACGTAAGACAAACAATCTAGGAAATTCAAACATATTGCATGaatataattctgtcaaatttgcAGATACGGAtaccaaaaatgtcaaaaacaatgGAACCAGTCGAAAGCCTCTAAATACAGATCGTCATAATAACGTAAATAAATCTACCTCAATGTCTGATGTACAGACCGTTAGTGACAAAGTTCCAGATGTGACAAATGGACAAATCCCTATGAACAGACTTACActtgttgtcaaaaacataggTAACACAGAACAGATAGCAGTTCATATGGGAGATGGACCAATACCTACTGGTATGAGACTCTTTGAAACTAGAGGGCAATATTCCATTTCTAAACAGGCAAATGTGCAACCAACAGCTCAAGATAACCAACTTTTACCTGAGCAGTCTCATCAAACTATGAATCATAAACATTCACCAGAGAACATTCACAAAAGTATGAATCACCAAAGTTTATCAGAGCATTCTAATCAAACTACGAATCATCAACATTCACCAgagaattttcataaaagtatgaATCACCAAAGTTTATCAGAGCATTCTAATCAAGCTTTAAATCATCAACATTCACCAcagaattttcataaaagtatgaATCACCAAAGTTTATCAGAGCATTCTAATCAAGCTTTAAATCATCAACATTCACCAcagaattttcataaaagtatgaATCACCAAAGTTTATCAGAGCATTCTAATCAAACTATGAATCATCAACATTCACCAGGGAATGTTCATAAAAGTATGAATCACCAAAATTTATCAGAGCATTCTAACCAAACTATGAATCATCAACATTCACCAgagaattttcataaaagtatgaATCACCAAAGTTTATCAGATCATTCTAATCAAACTATGAATCATAAACATTCACGAGAGAATTATCATAAAAGTATGAAGCAACAAAGTTTATCAGAACATTCTAATCACACTACGAACCATCAACATTCACCAGAGAATTTGGATAAAAGTATGAATAACCAAAATTTATCAGAGCATTCCAATGAAACTATGAATCATCAACATTCACCAGAGAATTTTGATAAAAGTATGAATCACCAAAGTTTATCAGAGTATTCTAACCAAACTGTGAACCATCAACATTCACCAgaggattttcataaaagtagGAATCACCAAAGTTTATCAGATCATTCTAACCAAACTATGAATCATAAACATTCACCAGAGAATTATCATAAAAGTATGAATCACCAAAGTTTATCAGAGCATTCTAGTCCAACTATGAATCATCAACATTCACCAGagaattttgataaaagtaagaatcaccaaagtttatcAGAGCATTCTAGTCCAACTATGAATCATCAATATTCACCAGATAATTTTCATAGAAGTATGAATCACCAAAGTTTATCAGAGCAGTCTAATCAAACTATGAATCATCAACATTCACCAGAGAATTTTGATAAAAGTATGAATCACCAAAATTTATCAGAGCATTCTAGTCCAACTATGAATCATCAACATTCACCAgagaattttcataaaagtatgaATCACCAAGGTTTATCAGGACATTCTAGTCAAACTATGAATCATCAACATTCACCAGAGAAAGATCACAAAAGTATGAATCACCAAAGTTTATCAGAACATTCTAATCAAACTATGAATCATCAACATTAA
- the LOC128548158 gene encoding histidine-rich glycoprotein-like yields MNHQSLPDHSNHNVNHEHSQENFDKSRNHQSLPGHSNHNVNHQHSPENFDKSMNHQNLSEHSYQTMNYQLSPENYHKSMNQQSLSEHSNQTMNHQHSPENFHKSMNHQTLSEHSSQALNHQHSPQNFHKAMNHQRLSEYSSQTMNHQHSPENFHKSRNHQSLSEHSSPTMNHQHSPENFHKSMNHQSLSEHSSQTMNHQHSQENFHKSMNHQNLSEYSSPTMNHQHSPENCHKSMNHQSLSEYSSPTMNHQRLSEHSSPTINHQHSPENFHKNMNHQSLSEHSSPTMNHQHLPENFHKIMNHQSLSEHSYHNVNLQHSPVVNINTMQINRAQQDMSVVHNRHANDRKRPVTETTL; encoded by the coding sequence atgaatcaccaaagtttaccaGATCATTCTAACCACAATGTGAACCATGAACATTCACAAGAGAATTTTGATAAAAGTaggaatcaccaaagtttaccaGGGCATTCTAACCACAATGTGAATCATCAACATTCACCAGAGAATTTTGATAAAAGTATGAATCACCAAAATTTATCAGAGCATTCCTATCAAACTATGAATTATCAACTTTCACCAGAGAATTATCATAAAAGTATGAATCAGCAAAGTTTATCAGAGCATTCTAATCAAACTATGAATCATCAACATTCACCAgagaattttcataaaagtatgaATCACCAAACTTTATCAGAACATTCTAGTCAAGCTTTAAATCATCAACATTCACCACAGAATTTTCATAAAGCTATGAATCACCAACGTTTATCAGAGTATTCTAGTCAAACTATGAATCATCAACATTCACCAgagaattttcataaaagtagGAATCACCAAAGTTTATCAGAGCATTCTAGTCCAACTATGAATCATCAACATTCACCAgagaattttcataaaagtatgaATCACCAAAGTTTATCAGAGCATTCTAGTCAAACTATGAATCATCAACATTCACAAgagaattttcataaaagtatgaATCACCAAAATTTATCAGAGTATTCTAGTCCAACTATGAATCATCAACATTCACCAGAGAATTGTCATAAAAGTATGAATCACCAAAGTTTATCAGAGTATTCTAGTCCAACTATGAATCATCAAAGATTATCAGAGCATTCTAGTCCAACTATAAATCATCAACATTCACCAgagaattttcataaaaatatgaatcACCAAAGTTTATCAGAACATTCTAGTCCAACTATGAATCATCAACATTTACCagagaattttcataaaattatgaatCACCAAAGTTTATCAGAGCATTCTTATCACAATGTGAACCTACAACATTCGCCAGTAGTGAATATAAATACGATGCAAATTAATAGAGCACAGCAAGATATGAGTGTGGTGCATAATAGGCATGCTAACGATAGGAAAAGACCTGTGACCGAAACAACTTTATAG